In a genomic window of Mycolicibacter heraklionensis:
- the bioB gene encoding biotin synthase BioB produces MTDDILALAREQVLERGEALRRDQVLEVLQLPDDRLDELLALAHEVRMRWCGPEIEVEGIISLKTGGCPEDCHFCSQSGLFSSPVRSAWLDIPSLVEAAKQTAKTGATEFCIVAAVRGPDERLLAQVAAGIEAIRNEVDIQIACSLGMLTQRHVDKLAAMGVHRYNHNLETARSHFPNVVTTHTWEERWETLRMVAKAGMEVCSGGILGMGETLEQRAEFAADLAELNPDEVPLNFLNPRPGTPFGDLEVLPAADALRAVAAFRLALPRTMLRFAGGREITLGDLGAKQGILGGINAIIVGNYLTTLGRPAETDLELLDDLQMPIKALNATL; encoded by the coding sequence GTGACCGACGACATCCTGGCATTGGCCCGGGAACAGGTACTGGAGCGCGGCGAGGCGTTGCGTCGGGATCAGGTTCTCGAAGTGCTGCAGCTGCCCGACGACCGACTCGACGAGCTGCTGGCGTTGGCCCACGAAGTCCGGATGCGGTGGTGCGGCCCGGAGATCGAGGTCGAGGGCATCATCAGCCTGAAAACCGGTGGCTGCCCGGAGGATTGTCACTTCTGCTCGCAGTCCGGGCTGTTCTCCTCACCCGTGCGCAGCGCCTGGCTGGATATTCCCAGCCTGGTCGAGGCGGCCAAGCAGACGGCCAAGACCGGCGCCACCGAATTCTGCATCGTCGCCGCGGTACGCGGGCCCGACGAGCGACTGCTGGCCCAGGTCGCCGCGGGTATCGAAGCCATCCGCAACGAAGTCGACATCCAGATCGCCTGTTCGCTGGGCATGTTGACCCAGAGGCACGTGGACAAGCTGGCCGCGATGGGCGTGCACCGCTACAACCACAACTTGGAGACCGCCCGGTCGCACTTTCCCAACGTCGTCACCACCCACACCTGGGAAGAGCGCTGGGAGACCCTGCGCATGGTGGCCAAAGCCGGCATGGAGGTCTGCTCCGGCGGCATCCTCGGCATGGGCGAGACGCTGGAGCAGCGCGCGGAGTTCGCCGCCGATCTGGCCGAGCTGAACCCCGACGAGGTACCGCTCAACTTCCTCAACCCGCGCCCGGGCACCCCGTTCGGCGACTTGGAGGTGCTGCCGGCCGCCGACGCGCTGCGGGCCGTCGCCGCGTTCCGCTTGGCGCTGCCGCGCACCATGCTGCGCTTCGCGGGCGGCCGGGAGATCACGCTGGGCGACTTGGGCGCCAAGCAGGGCATCCTGGGCGGTATCAACGCCATCATCGTCGGCAACTACCTGACCACCCTGGGCCGGCCGGCCGAGACCGACCTGGAACTGCTCGACGATCTGCAGATGCCGATCAAGGCACTCAACGCCACCCTGTGA
- a CDS encoding TetR/AcrR family transcriptional regulator C-terminal domain-containing protein: MQLHKPDVVAAATTILDDYGIADLSMRRLARELNVSPSALYWHFANKQQLLGAVADRVLAPACADPGPGSWQWRIQTVGERLRDALLSHTDGAELVSASMAAGQSRAATDILALLAEAATAAGVHPDQAGQVARTVVYYVLGFTADEQSRLQWDAAGAAEITPEADPSSAFAFGLGLLIDGLAARAGLIVS, from the coding sequence GTGCAGCTGCACAAACCTGACGTGGTCGCCGCGGCGACCACCATCCTGGACGACTACGGCATCGCCGATCTGTCGATGCGCCGGCTGGCGCGCGAGCTCAATGTCAGCCCCAGCGCGCTGTACTGGCATTTCGCCAACAAGCAGCAGCTACTGGGTGCGGTCGCCGACCGCGTGTTGGCTCCCGCCTGTGCAGACCCCGGCCCGGGCAGCTGGCAGTGGCGAATCCAGACCGTGGGCGAGCGACTGCGGGATGCGCTGCTGTCCCACACCGACGGCGCCGAACTGGTGTCGGCCAGCATGGCGGCGGGCCAGTCCCGGGCGGCCACCGACATCCTGGCGCTGCTGGCGGAGGCGGCGACGGCCGCGGGCGTGCACCCCGATCAGGCCGGGCAGGTCGCCCGCACCGTCGTCTACTACGTCTTGGGATTCACCGCCGATGAGCAGTCCCGCCTGCAGTGGGACGCCGCCGGCGCCGCCGAGATCACGCCCGAGGCCGACCCCAGCAGTGCGTTCGCATTCGGGCTGGGGTTGTTGATCGACGGCTTGGCGGCGCGCGCAGGGCTCATCGTCAGCTGA
- a CDS encoding 2'-5' RNA ligase family protein: MVHSIELVFDADTETAVRRIWTDLAAAGVPSQAPAARPHVTLVVAQRIDPQVDAALSTVADLLPMDCTLGATLIFGRSHGVLARLVVPTSALLELHERVYRLCAPHLIPGPMANVAPGQWTAHTTLARRVGPAQLGRAQRIAGRSDITGRFVGLRRWDGNARNEYPIS, translated from the coding sequence GTGGTGCACTCGATCGAGCTGGTCTTTGACGCCGACACCGAGACCGCGGTCCGGCGGATCTGGACCGACCTGGCCGCCGCCGGGGTGCCCAGTCAGGCGCCGGCCGCCCGCCCGCACGTCACCCTGGTGGTCGCCCAGCGCATCGATCCGCAGGTCGACGCCGCGCTGTCGACGGTTGCCGACCTACTGCCGATGGACTGCACCCTGGGCGCGACGCTGATCTTCGGCCGTTCCCACGGGGTGCTGGCACGGCTGGTGGTGCCGACGTCGGCACTGCTGGAGCTGCACGAGCGGGTGTACCGGTTGTGTGCGCCCCATCTGATTCCCGGCCCGATGGCCAACGTAGCGCCCGGCCAGTGGACGGCGCACACCACGCTGGCCCGCCGGGTCGGTCCGGCTCAGTTGGGCCGGGCTCAGCGCATCGCCGGCCGGTCCGACATCACCGGGCGGTTTGTCGGGCTGCGACGGTGGGATGGCAACGCGCGCAACGAATATCCGATCAGCTGA
- the bioD gene encoding dethiobiotin synthase yields MTVLVITGTGTGVGKTIATAALAGAVRQAGLAVAVCKPVQTGTADGDDDLAEVGRLSGVTELFAAARYPAPLAPVAAAEQAGMALPTRAELLALIRDGDQPGRLTLVEGAGGLLVELAADGVTLRDLAVDLGAAVLVVVDAELGTLNHTALTLEALAGQGLSCAGLVIGSWPAQPGPAATSNRGALARLAPVRAVLPAGAGALGAADFAAMSTSAFDTDWVRTLAG; encoded by the coding sequence ATGACCGTCCTGGTCATCACCGGCACCGGCACCGGGGTGGGCAAGACGATCGCCACCGCTGCGCTGGCCGGCGCCGTCCGGCAGGCGGGCCTGGCCGTGGCGGTGTGCAAGCCGGTCCAGACCGGCACCGCCGACGGCGACGACGACCTGGCCGAGGTCGGCCGGCTGTCGGGAGTCACCGAACTGTTCGCCGCCGCCCGCTACCCGGCGCCGCTGGCCCCGGTCGCCGCGGCCGAACAGGCCGGCATGGCGCTGCCGACCCGGGCGGAGCTGCTGGCGCTGATCCGCGACGGCGACCAGCCGGGGCGACTGACCCTGGTGGAGGGCGCCGGCGGCCTGCTGGTCGAGCTGGCCGCCGACGGCGTCACCCTGCGTGATCTGGCCGTCGACCTCGGCGCCGCCGTACTCGTGGTGGTCGACGCTGAGCTGGGCACCCTGAACCACACCGCATTGACCCTGGAAGCGCTTGCCGGGCAAGGATTATCGTGCGCCGGATTGGTGATCGGCAGTTGGCCGGCGCAACCCGGTCCGGCCGCCACCAGCAATCGCGGGGCATTGGCCCGGCTGGCGCCGGTGCGCGCCGTGCTGCCGGCAGGGGCCGGGGCGCTGGGTGCCGCGGACTTCGCCGCCATGAGCACTTCAGCGTTCGACACCGACTGGGTGCGCACCCTGGCGGGCTGA
- a CDS encoding 8-amino-7-oxononanoate synthase, which translates to MTRTDVSPLAWLAEVEQRRRQAGLRRSLRVRPVVTGELDLASNDYLGLATHPAVIAGGIEALQTWGGGAGGSRLVTGNTELHQQFEQQLADFVGAPAGLVFSSGYTANLGAVVSLSGPGSLLVSDAYCHASLVDACRLSKARVVVTGHRDVDAVGAALAGRTEERAVVLTESVFSTDGALAPLRQLHEVCRRHGALLIVDEAHALGVRGTGGRGLVHEVGLAGAPDVVITTTLSKALGSQGGAVLGPVEVRDHLIDAARTFIFDTGLAPAALGSASAALDVLVAEPSRAGDVLRHASVLAEICGLDHQPESAVVSVILGEAEAAVAAATACLDAGVRVGCFRPPTVPAGTSRLRLTARASLTADDLELARRVLRDVLRDHPALSS; encoded by the coding sequence GTGACCCGCACCGATGTGTCGCCACTGGCCTGGCTGGCCGAGGTGGAGCAGCGGCGTCGCCAGGCCGGCCTGCGACGTTCACTGCGGGTGCGGCCCGTGGTCACAGGCGAACTGGACCTGGCGTCCAACGACTACCTCGGCCTGGCCACCCACCCGGCTGTCATCGCCGGCGGCATCGAGGCGCTGCAGACCTGGGGCGGCGGCGCCGGGGGGTCGCGTCTGGTGACCGGCAACACCGAACTGCATCAGCAGTTCGAACAGCAGTTGGCCGATTTCGTCGGCGCGCCAGCGGGTTTGGTGTTCTCCTCGGGCTACACCGCCAACCTCGGTGCGGTGGTCAGCCTGTCCGGTCCGGGTTCGCTGTTGGTGTCCGACGCCTACTGTCACGCATCTCTGGTGGATGCCTGCCGGCTGTCGAAGGCGCGGGTCGTCGTCACCGGTCACCGTGACGTGGATGCGGTCGGCGCCGCACTGGCGGGCCGGACCGAAGAACGCGCCGTGGTACTCACCGAGTCGGTGTTCAGCACTGACGGTGCGCTGGCCCCGCTGCGGCAGCTGCACGAGGTGTGTCGCCGGCACGGCGCGCTGCTCATCGTCGATGAGGCGCATGCGCTGGGCGTGCGCGGCACCGGTGGGCGCGGGCTGGTGCACGAAGTAGGGCTGGCCGGGGCGCCCGATGTGGTGATCACCACCACGTTGTCCAAGGCCCTGGGCAGTCAGGGCGGCGCGGTGCTGGGGCCCGTTGAGGTTCGCGACCACCTCATCGATGCCGCCCGCACCTTCATCTTCGACACCGGCCTGGCCCCGGCGGCGCTCGGTTCGGCGTCGGCCGCCCTGGATGTGCTGGTCGCCGAGCCGTCCCGCGCCGGCGACGTACTGCGGCACGCCAGCGTGCTGGCCGAGATCTGCGGGCTGGACCACCAGCCGGAATCCGCGGTGGTCTCGGTCATTCTCGGCGAGGCGGAGGCAGCGGTGGCCGCCGCGACCGCCTGCCTGGATGCCGGGGTACGGGTCGGCTGTTTCCGGCCGCCCACCGTACCGGCCGGCACGTCGCGGCTGCGGTTGACCGCGCGGGCTTCGCTGACCGCCGATGATCTGGAGCTGGCGCGACGGGTGCTGCGCGACGTGCTGCGCGACCATCCCGCCTTGTCGTCATGA
- a CDS encoding adenosylmethionine--8-amino-7-oxononanoate transaminase — protein MPALSPDQISAIDAAHLWHPYSTIGAESPRPMVALTARGAYLTLAVDGSPVDVLDAMSSWWTAIHGHGHPELDAALTAQLGTMSHVMFGGLTHEPAARLAQLLVEITPAGLDTVFFSDSGSVSVEVAVKMALQYWRARGRGAKHRLMTWRGGYHGDTFTPMSICDPDGGMHSLWRDVLVAQLFAPQVPREYDPDYSAAFEAQLEQHRDEVAAVVVEPVVQGAGGMRFHDPRYLADLRDACTRQGVLLIFDEIATGFGRTGELFAADHVGVSPDIMCVGKALTGGYLSLAATLCGTEIAHTISGGEAGALMHGPTFMANPLACAVSVASTELLLRQDWRASVAGIGAGLTAALAPARELPGVADVRVCGAIGVIECREPVDLAVATQAALAHGVWLRPFRNLVYAMPPYVCTPEEIARIGSAMVGVVHALA, from the coding sequence ATGCCCGCGTTGAGTCCCGACCAGATCAGCGCGATCGACGCCGCACACCTGTGGCACCCCTACAGCACGATCGGCGCCGAATCTCCTAGGCCCATGGTGGCGCTGACCGCCCGGGGCGCCTACCTGACCCTGGCCGTCGACGGCTCGCCGGTCGACGTACTCGACGCGATGAGCTCCTGGTGGACCGCGATCCACGGCCACGGCCACCCCGAACTGGATGCCGCGCTGACGGCGCAACTGGGCACCATGAGCCACGTGATGTTCGGCGGGCTCACCCACGAACCCGCTGCCCGGCTGGCTCAGCTGCTGGTGGAGATCACCCCGGCGGGGCTGGACACGGTGTTCTTCTCCGACTCGGGTTCGGTGTCGGTGGAGGTAGCGGTCAAGATGGCGCTGCAGTACTGGCGCGCGCGCGGCCGCGGCGCCAAACACCGGCTGATGACCTGGCGCGGCGGCTATCACGGGGACACCTTCACCCCGATGAGCATCTGCGACCCCGACGGCGGCATGCACTCGCTGTGGCGTGATGTCTTGGTGGCTCAGCTGTTCGCCCCGCAGGTGCCCCGCGAGTACGACCCGGATTACAGCGCGGCGTTCGAGGCGCAGCTGGAACAACACCGCGATGAGGTGGCGGCCGTGGTCGTGGAACCGGTGGTGCAGGGCGCCGGCGGTATGCGTTTCCACGATCCGCGTTACCTGGCCGACCTGCGCGACGCCTGCACTCGCCAGGGCGTACTGCTGATCTTCGACGAGATCGCCACCGGATTCGGCCGCACCGGTGAGCTCTTCGCCGCCGACCACGTGGGCGTGAGCCCCGACATCATGTGTGTCGGCAAGGCCCTGACCGGTGGCTATCTCAGCCTGGCTGCCACCCTGTGCGGCACCGAGATCGCCCACACGATCAGCGGCGGCGAGGCCGGCGCACTGATGCACGGGCCGACGTTCATGGCGAACCCGCTGGCCTGCGCCGTCTCGGTGGCCAGCACCGAGCTGTTGCTGCGTCAGGACTGGCGCGCGTCGGTCGCCGGGATCGGCGCCGGGTTGACCGCCGCCCTGGCACCCGCGCGTGAGCTGCCCGGAGTCGCCGATGTTCGGGTCTGCGGCGCCATCGGGGTCATCGAATGCCGGGAGCCGGTGGACCTGGCCGTTGCCACGCAAGCCGCGCTGGCCCACGGGGTGTGGCTGCGCCCGTTCCGCAACCTGGTCTATGCGATGCCGCCCTACGTCTGTACGCCCGAGGAGATCGCCCGGATCGGCAGCGCGATGGTGGGCGTCGTGCATGCCTTAGCCTGA
- the ripD gene encoding NlpC/P60 family peptidoglycan-binding protein RipD — protein MKRVCTTAIALAAALAPALSAAPAYADPLSQTGQNQLVERVIQRALSQRGVPFVYGGGDVNGPTNSARARAATTRSSLTDITGRASLPSTPSGPRMPASATPGLPGTTLAPTEDIPDTTTVGFDASGLIQYAFAGAGIRMPRTSGEQCSVGQKVPPAQARPGDLLCYGPGGTQSVALYLGNNQMIEGTSPAVTVSPARTSNMVPYLTRVLGS, from the coding sequence ATGAAACGCGTCTGCACTACCGCGATCGCATTGGCGGCGGCCCTGGCCCCGGCGCTGAGTGCCGCGCCCGCCTACGCCGACCCGCTGTCACAGACCGGCCAGAACCAGCTCGTCGAACGCGTGATCCAACGTGCCCTGTCACAGCGCGGTGTGCCCTTCGTCTACGGCGGCGGTGACGTCAACGGGCCCACCAACAGCGCGCGGGCCCGGGCTGCCACCACCCGCAGCTCGCTGACCGACATCACCGGCCGCGCCAGCCTCCCGAGCACACCCAGCGGCCCCAGGATGCCGGCAAGCGCCACCCCGGGTCTGCCGGGCACCACGCTGGCACCCACCGAGGACATCCCGGACACCACCACTGTCGGCTTCGACGCCTCCGGCCTGATCCAGTACGCGTTCGCCGGTGCCGGGATCAGAATGCCGCGCACCTCCGGCGAGCAGTGCAGCGTCGGCCAGAAGGTCCCGCCCGCGCAAGCCCGTCCCGGCGACCTGCTGTGCTACGGCCCGGGCGGAACCCAGAGCGTCGCGCTGTACCTGGGCAACAACCAGATGATCGAGGGCACCAGCCCCGCCGTCACCGTCTCGCCGGCCCGCACCTCCAACATGGTCCCCTACCTGACCCGGGTGCTCGGCTCCTGA
- a CDS encoding acyltransferase family protein: MIALSPPRPAVTPVAEPASGSVPAPGPAAVLGTRKEGFYRHDLDGLRGVAIALVAVFHVWFGRVSGGVDVFLALSGFFFGGKLLRVALNPASSLSPIPDLTRLVRRLLPALVVVLAACAVLTILIQPQTRWETFADQSLASLGYYQNWELARSAADYLQAGEAVSPLQHIWSMSVQGQFYLSFLLLVFGCAFLFRRVLGRHLRAAFVVLLTALTVASFWYAIVAHQANQSLAYYNSFARAWELLIGALVGALVPYIRWPMWLRTVVATLALAAILSCGALIEGVREFPGPWALVPVGATVAFILAGANRQAHPSTGAKLPWPNRWLAAAPLVTLGSMAYSLYLWHWPLLIFWLSYSGHRHASLLDGAVILLVSGVLAYLTTRFVEDPLRYRKPAGAGAAAVLRPRWRKPAAGWWRRPTSVLGSTVVLLGVALTATSFSWREHVTVQRASGTELVKLSKDDYPGARALLKHKRVPKLRMRPTILEAKKDLPRSTREGCISNFTNPDLINCTYGDKEATRTVALAGGSHAEHWLPALDILGQRHHFKVVTYLKMGCPLSTEKVPLIMGNNAPYPQCYEWVGKTMNKLIADHPDFVFTTATRPWNIKPGDVMPGTYIGIWKQLSDNHIPILGVRDTPWLVRDGDPFQPADCLASGGDAESCGIKRSEVLVERNPTLDFVGKFPLLKPLDLSDAVCDKEICRAVEGNVLVYHDSHHLSATYMRTMTGELGRQMGVATGWW; encoded by the coding sequence ATGATTGCCCTGTCCCCGCCCCGACCGGCGGTAACACCTGTTGCGGAACCCGCGTCCGGCTCGGTGCCGGCCCCCGGGCCGGCCGCCGTGCTGGGCACCCGCAAAGAGGGCTTCTACCGGCATGACCTCGATGGCCTGCGGGGCGTCGCCATCGCGTTGGTGGCGGTGTTCCACGTCTGGTTCGGGCGGGTGTCCGGCGGGGTGGACGTCTTCCTGGCGCTCTCCGGTTTCTTCTTCGGCGGCAAACTGCTGCGGGTCGCGCTGAACCCGGCCTCGTCGCTGTCGCCGATCCCCGACCTGACCCGCCTGGTCCGCCGTCTGCTGCCCGCCCTGGTGGTGGTGCTGGCCGCCTGTGCAGTGCTGACCATCTTGATCCAGCCGCAGACCCGCTGGGAGACCTTCGCCGACCAGAGCCTGGCCAGCCTCGGCTACTACCAGAACTGGGAACTGGCCCGCAGCGCCGCCGATTACCTGCAGGCCGGGGAGGCCGTCAGCCCGCTGCAGCACATCTGGTCGATGTCGGTGCAGGGCCAGTTCTACCTCAGTTTCCTGCTGCTGGTCTTCGGCTGTGCCTTCCTGTTCCGCCGGGTGCTCGGCCGGCACCTGCGGGCCGCGTTCGTCGTGCTGCTCACGGCACTGACGGTGGCCTCGTTCTGGTATGCGATCGTCGCGCACCAGGCCAATCAGTCGCTGGCCTACTACAACAGCTTCGCCCGCGCCTGGGAGTTGTTGATCGGCGCGCTGGTCGGGGCACTGGTCCCCTACATCCGCTGGCCGATGTGGCTGCGCACTGTGGTCGCCACCCTGGCGCTGGCGGCGATCCTGAGCTGCGGGGCACTGATCGAAGGGGTGCGGGAGTTCCCCGGCCCGTGGGCGCTGGTGCCGGTCGGCGCCACGGTGGCGTTCATCCTGGCCGGGGCCAACCGGCAAGCCCACCCGAGCACCGGTGCCAAACTCCCGTGGCCCAACCGGTGGCTGGCGGCGGCGCCGCTGGTGACGCTCGGCTCGATGGCCTACTCGTTGTACCTCTGGCACTGGCCGCTGCTGATCTTCTGGCTGTCCTACAGCGGCCATCGGCACGCGAGTCTGCTGGACGGCGCGGTGATCCTGCTGGTGTCGGGCGTGTTGGCCTACCTGACCACCCGGTTCGTCGAAGATCCGCTGCGCTACCGCAAGCCGGCCGGTGCGGGCGCTGCGGCGGTGCTGCGCCCGCGGTGGCGCAAGCCCGCAGCCGGCTGGTGGCGGCGTCCGACGTCGGTGCTGGGTTCGACGGTGGTGCTGCTGGGGGTCGCGTTGACGGCGACGTCGTTCTCCTGGCGAGAGCATGTCACTGTGCAACGCGCCAGCGGCACCGAGCTGGTCAAACTCAGCAAGGATGACTACCCCGGCGCCCGCGCTCTGCTGAAGCACAAGCGAGTCCCCAAACTGCGGATGCGGCCCACCATCCTGGAGGCCAAGAAGGACCTGCCGCGCTCCACGCGGGAGGGCTGTATCAGCAACTTCACCAACCCGGACCTGATCAACTGCACCTACGGCGACAAAGAGGCGACCCGGACCGTCGCGCTCGCCGGCGGATCGCACGCCGAGCACTGGCTGCCCGCGCTGGACATCCTCGGCCAGCGGCACCACTTCAAAGTCGTCACCTACCTCAAGATGGGCTGCCCGCTGTCCACCGAGAAGGTCCCGCTGATCATGGGCAACAACGCCCCCTACCCACAGTGCTACGAGTGGGTGGGCAAGACGATGAACAAGTTGATCGCCGACCACCCGGACTTCGTGTTCACCACCGCCACCCGGCCGTGGAACATCAAACCCGGCGACGTGATGCCGGGAACCTACATCGGGATTTGGAAGCAGCTGTCGGACAACCACATTCCCATCCTGGGAGTCCGTGACACGCCGTGGCTGGTGCGCGACGGCGACCCGTTTCAGCCGGCGGACTGCCTGGCCTCCGGCGGCGACGCGGAATCCTGCGGCATCAAACGCTCCGAGGTGCTCGTCGAGCGCAATCCCACCTTGGACTTCGTCGGCAAATTCCCGCTGCTCAAGCCGCTGGACCTCTCGGACGCCGTCTGCGACAAAGAGATCTGCCGCGCGGTCGAGGGGAATGTGCTGGTCTATCACGACTCTCATCACCTGTCGGCGACCTACATGCGCACCATGACCGGAGAGCTCGGTCGCCAGATGGGTGTGGCCACCGGCTGGTGGTGA
- the glgX gene encoding glycogen debranching protein GlgX, with protein sequence MSSAESGPEPIPEPSAPTVWPGNSYPLGAVYDGAGTNFAVFSEVAERVELCLIDDRDHAETRIGLDEVDGYVWHAYLPGVGPGQHYGFRVHGPFNPAAGQRCDPGKLLLDPYGKAFHGVFDFGPELFSYDLADPDNGAPPPGLDSLGHTMTSVVINPYFDWAADRSPRTPYHQTLIYEAHVKGMTQTHPGIPAELRGTYAGLAHPVIIDHLKSLNVTAIELMPVHQFLHDQRLLQLGLRNYWGYNTFGFFAPHNEYAASRQAGGAVAEFKAMVRAFHQAGIEVILDVVYNHTAEGNHLGPTINFRGIDNAAYYRLDEDDLRHYTDYTGTGNSLNARHPHTLQLIMDSLRYWVTEMHVDGFRFDLASTLARELHDVDRLSAFFDLVQQDPVVSQVKLIAEPWDVGEGGYQVGNFPGLWTEWNGKYRDTVRDYWRGEPETLGEFASRLTGSSDLYEATGRRPSASINFVTCHDGFTLADLVSYNEKHNEANGEDNRDGESHNRSWNCGVEGPTDDPAILALRAHQVRNIMATLLISQGTPMILHGDEMGRSQQGNNNVYCQDSELSWMDWTLAERNADLLAFTRALTTLRTAHPVFRRRRFFEGRPIRGGDEVRDIAWLTPAGHEMTQEDWGSEFGRCVMVFLNGEALPEPDARGQRIVDDSFLLCFNAGDTPVDFVTPNTDYAQVWTAVIDTAHPDGSTDLVVDAGQAVTVTGRSLTVLRKSR encoded by the coding sequence GTGTCGTCGGCTGAGTCGGGCCCCGAGCCCATACCAGAGCCGTCCGCGCCTACGGTGTGGCCCGGAAACAGCTATCCGCTGGGCGCGGTGTACGACGGAGCGGGCACCAACTTCGCGGTGTTCTCCGAGGTGGCCGAGCGTGTTGAGCTCTGCCTGATCGACGACCGCGACCACGCCGAGACCCGGATCGGTCTCGATGAGGTGGACGGCTACGTCTGGCACGCCTACCTGCCCGGCGTCGGGCCCGGGCAGCACTATGGCTTCCGGGTGCACGGACCGTTCAACCCGGCCGCGGGCCAGCGCTGCGATCCCGGCAAGCTGCTGCTGGACCCGTACGGGAAGGCCTTTCACGGCGTTTTCGACTTCGGTCCGGAGCTGTTCTCCTACGACCTCGCCGATCCCGACAACGGTGCGCCGCCCCCCGGGCTCGACTCGCTGGGCCACACCATGACCAGCGTGGTGATCAACCCCTACTTCGACTGGGCGGCCGACCGGTCACCACGCACCCCGTACCACCAGACGCTTATCTACGAGGCGCACGTCAAGGGCATGACCCAGACCCACCCGGGCATTCCCGCCGAACTGCGCGGCACCTACGCCGGGCTGGCGCACCCGGTGATCATCGACCACCTCAAGTCGCTGAACGTCACGGCCATCGAGCTGATGCCGGTCCACCAGTTCCTGCACGATCAGCGGCTGCTGCAGCTGGGCCTGCGGAACTACTGGGGGTACAACACCTTCGGCTTCTTCGCACCGCACAACGAGTACGCGGCCAGCCGCCAGGCCGGCGGTGCGGTGGCCGAGTTCAAGGCGATGGTTCGAGCGTTCCACCAGGCCGGGATCGAGGTGATCCTCGATGTGGTCTACAACCACACCGCCGAAGGCAACCACCTGGGCCCCACGATCAACTTCCGCGGTATCGACAACGCCGCTTATTACCGTCTCGACGAGGACGATCTGCGGCACTACACCGACTACACCGGCACCGGCAACAGTCTCAACGCCCGTCATCCGCACACCCTGCAGCTGATCATGGACTCGTTGCGCTACTGGGTGACCGAGATGCACGTCGACGGCTTCCGCTTCGACCTGGCCTCCACCCTGGCTCGGGAGCTGCACGACGTCGACCGGCTGTCCGCGTTCTTCGACCTGGTGCAACAGGACCCGGTGGTCAGCCAGGTGAAGCTGATCGCCGAGCCCTGGGACGTCGGCGAGGGCGGCTACCAGGTGGGTAACTTTCCCGGGCTGTGGACTGAATGGAACGGCAAGTACCGAGACACGGTGCGGGATTATTGGCGCGGCGAGCCGGAGACCCTCGGTGAGTTCGCCTCCCGCCTCACCGGCTCCTCGGACCTGTACGAGGCGACCGGGCGGCGTCCCAGCGCCAGCATCAACTTCGTCACCTGCCATGACGGCTTCACGCTGGCGGACCTGGTGTCCTACAACGAGAAGCACAATGAAGCCAACGGCGAGGACAACCGTGACGGTGAGAGTCACAACAGGTCGTGGAACTGCGGTGTCGAGGGCCCGACCGACGACCCCGCGATCCTGGCCCTGCGGGCCCATCAGGTCCGCAACATCATGGCGACCCTGCTGATCAGCCAGGGCACCCCGATGATCTTGCACGGCGATGAGATGGGCCGCTCCCAGCAGGGCAACAACAACGTGTACTGCCAGGACTCCGAGTTGTCCTGGATGGACTGGACGCTGGCCGAGCGCAACGCCGACCTGCTGGCGTTCACCCGGGCCCTGACCACGCTGCGCACCGCGCACCCGGTGTTTCGCCGGCGCCGGTTCTTCGAGGGCCGGCCGATCCGTGGCGGCGACGAGGTGCGTGACATCGCCTGGCTGACCCCGGCCGGCCACGAGATGACCCAGGAGGATTGGGGCAGCGAATTCGGCAGGTGCGTCATGGTTTTCCTCAACGGCGAAGCGCTACCGGAGCCGGATGCCCGCGGGCAGCGGATCGTCGACGACTCATTTCTGCTGTGCTTCAACGCCGGTGACACACCGGTGGACTTCGTCACGCCCAATACCGACTACGCGCAGGTCTGGACCGCGGTGATCGACACCGCTCATCCGGACGGCAGTACCGACCTGGTGGTGGACGCCGGCCAGGCCGTGACGGTGACGGGACGGTCGCTGACGGTCCTGCGCAAGAGCCGGTGA